DNA from Pomacea canaliculata isolate SZHN2017 linkage group LG9, ASM307304v1, whole genome shotgun sequence:
GGTTCGGATCGAAGGTTGGAGAAGAGATTATAACTGAAATAGCTGGGAGTCGATGTCAGTGACCTCTAGCGGCCGCCGACGGTGTTTGTTTGATGAACACAAATCATCGCAGCACGAACTTCACTTCACTGAGGTCAACCAGATACCCGAGGCGGGACTGACAATAATTGTTGGGAGAGACGAATGGTGTGGCAGGTGTTACTGGCGGAGACCAGCAGTCAGTCCACGAGTTGTACCCCCTGGTGGAAGAAGCAGTCGGAAGTCAAAGATAAAAATCGAGGAAGAACTCATTTATAACAAAGGCAAGAGTACATACCAGACTGTGAGGTACTCCATGTATTATGCACAAAGTACAGACTCAAAGCAAAGCTCACACTAAATGATATAAGAACAGATCAACATTTAAAGAGTTGCTCCCCCAGGTTTACCCTAATTACCCAATCATGcctgatcatcatcatcgaataacgtaaaaataaaaattgtttaaaagaaacacgTGATAATTGTACTTCGATTTTAGAGAGAAAATGAGGATCAGACAAAACATGATCGAATCATTTAACGCCTCAATTGTCTCTGCATGTGAAACCTTAACAATTgttgcatccttttttttttaaatctttaaaaatattcattttcagttttgtttaaacGTGTTACAATACTGACCAAAATGTAATAGCGAAAACCTTCAAGCTGAAAGCCCGACaaattcttgaaattaaaatcaaatgtttaaaattgagATGACTGCTCAATATTGATGTAAGAGTTCCAAAACTTCAAgtggatttttattattatatggtCGCCCACGTACAACCGACAACTTTTTGGATGCTGGCTATGTTAATTATTATATGAATATGCCATTGGGATTCATTCGTTTCTAGCATAATGACTATGTCTAATTTGATGTATTTGGATGTATTCGTCTGTAGTGGTAATTTTGAGAGTTGGACGAGCTAGACACTTTGATTAATACTAGTATTAGTAATAATTTAGCTTCGGCCTATGTGggcagtgtgacgtcacgttcCTGGTGGGCCGCAGTCCGGCAGCAGTGGGCGCCCACAAGTATCAGCTCATCGCTCGAAGCCCCGTTTTCTTCCGCATGTTCTGTGGGCCCATGGCCACCACCGGGCCGGTCCACATCACAGACGTTGAGGAGGACATTTTCAGAATTTTCCTGgagtaagaaaaataatcttttgtcttttctgaaaGTCTTTCGCGAGAGTTTGTTCCTTTCAACTTCTTGATGTATCTCCATGTCCTGTTGTTTACAGTgcgttctgtttattttgtattttgtattatttctctATCGGCTGAACTTTTTGTTGCAGGTTTTTATACGTCGACAAAGTGTCCTTGACCTCCGacaacgtgacgtcactgcacTACCTAGGCCGGAAGTACGACGTGGAGCCTCTGGTTCAGCAGTGCCTGGAGTTCCTGCACGCGCGCTTGACTGCGGACACGGCGTGCACCATCCTGGAGCAGGCGCACTGCTTCGATGAGCACGAGCTGTACAAGACGTCCTTCGAGTTCGTGGCCGTCAACGCCGAGCTGTGCCTGGCCAGTCCTTCCCTCCACGACCTCTGTCGGTGAGTTGTCCTCCCTTGCAGCACTTGTTGAGAGGTTGCCTCTGTCGGTGAGTTGTCCTCCCTTGCTGCACTTATTGAGAGGTTGCCTCTGTCGGTGAGTTGTCCTCCCTTGCAGCACTTGTTGAGAGGTTGTCTCTGTCGGTGAGTTGTCCTCCCTTGCAGCACTTGTTGAGAGGTTGCTAAGGTGACAGCTaaactgttgacattttatttccgaGTAAACTCCTGATGCGCTCATCTTACAATCTAACCTTAAATTCCTGACATTTTCTGCGCATCTTACACTGTTGATATTTTCTAATTATCTTAgctgcattttatttctgttggttttttccTAGAATTTTAACTGAATTACTTAAAGTTGCTGAATATCTAGTaaactacttattttttttaataaaaatcttgGCTTAACTGCATCCAGTCTATTGGCGATCATGATGTGGTTCATCTCCTCATGTGGCCGACAAATTTGCAGCAGACATGTTCTTGTTGTGACAAAAAGTGTCTCGTGTTTGTAACCACCTTGCGTGCTGCTGGCATTCATTACTGTCTAACcatgttatttttgtaagatTTCTAGAAAAATCCTACTTTTCCAAAGTTTAAACTGTTCACGAAGTCACAAGAAATGAGAGACGGACTTACCTTCGTGGTGTTTGCCGGATAGTGAACAAGGGATTTTGATTTTAATCCCTTCTTCGCTGGAAGAGTTTTTGAAACTAAGACTAGAGCCATCAGACCCTCAAGTTTCAGAAGCTCTGGACTGTGTGGACTGGACTGATGAAAACTGGGAGCCATGGCAGTCACACTTGGTATGGCGGGAAGAAAAAGTTGGCTTCATGAAGTCGGCGGTTTCTCCCACACCCTTCCCAAACCAAACTAAAATGGATGTGTGAAGGAAAACAGTTATTGACTTCCTTTGAATTATTGATGCGTGCCTTCGTTGTCTGTCGGCGTGTGTTTCTGATCCAGTGTAACGATTTGaggaaatgtatttaaattgttgatttttcttAACGAGGATTATGAGTAGTTCATGAGTCATAACACCCTTTCAAGTCCATTTTTAATTGAAGATAAAGCTTAATTTCGAGACAAATCACTTATTTAATCGCTCGGCTTTCCCCACACCCTCTTAGGCATCCTTCCAGTTCAAGACCCTAGAACACTTTCAGTCCATAACTAAACACGAGGGTTAACTTGAGGGTTCATGACAACGACCCCCGGTGCAAAGAAATAGTGTAGTGACGTCATGCCTGTCTGCACGTGCAGGGAGTGCCTGGAGCGGCTGCTGGGGTTGGATGACCTGGAGGTCAACGAAGGGACGGCCTTCGCAGCTGCTTTGTCTTGGGCGGAAGCGGCGCTGGAGCTGAAGCAGGAGGAGATCAGCGCGAAGAACGTGCGGTGCGAGCTAGGTGGCGCCCTCTACCTCATCCGCTTCCCGTCTATGACCTTCGAGACCTTGCAGGAGCGTGTGCTGCCCACGTGCGTGCTCAGTGCAGAGGAGGAGAAGGCTGTCGTGGAGTACAAGAGGAGGCAGCGGGCGTCCGCAGCGCCTTTTGCTTCCCTCGGCCGCAGGCGGAGGCTGCACAGGTTCAAGGTAAGCATCCGGGGTGAGGGAGGAGATGAGGGTCGCAGGGGGTCAGCTTGCAGCATTGAATTCAGCTCAGCAAAGATCCAGTCTCACTTTCAAACACGGTACAAGGTATCGACACTGGGTTATGTGCACTTTATTGCGAGTAAATTAAAGAACGTGCATATAATAATCTGTAATACCTTATTTAgaataatttcaattttaaattaaattaacaataattaaaacatagcTATGCCAATACctatcattatttaataataactattAGCAGCtatatgtacaaatatgtgACCAGCGATTGAAGACCATGAGACTACAAACCGATAATTTCTTCCATTAAACAGTTTGACCAAAAAAGCGCAATGAAACTCTCAAAAAGTTCTTCCTTGCTTAATCAGCACAAACGCACTCGCACACGTGCCTCATGTGACCCAGACTTGTGAATAAGGGAACACCACTCACCACAACTGTTTTAGTGGCCCTGAGTCGGTCCCACACCGATGTGGCCAAAGTGCTTAcagaactttctttttctcatctgtGTTCAAGTCCAACCATCCGGAGTTCTAGCATCTAGGCCACCCTAGTCGCAGACTGTCCACTGATTCCCGTTCGGCAAGATAGTTGTTGTCGGTGATCATTCTTCGAGACACTGAGATGGGCGATGGTGGCATCACTGGTGTCCAGGCGCTCGCTCTAAAGCATTTTGACACAGAGGTCGTCCAGATAATGTTGACCCACCGCACGGCTAGTGGTTCCCTAGCCAGCTCCTCCCCATGTCCGgtactggtgtgtgtgtgtgtttgtgtgtgtgtgtgtgtttgtgtgtttgtgtgtgtttgtgtgtgtgtctatgtgtgtggtGTCACATTTGTCAAACACTACTTTTCCACAGACCAGCCCATGTTGTTGTGCAGTCTTGATGCTAACCTGATAGTTTGATAATCGCTGCCGCTACCTCAGTTGTgtcaattaattttaaataacagtGGTAAAGGTTGCTGCTGCCAGTCACACTGACACTTACTaacatcttgtttgtttggagTGACTGCGAGCGCCGCCTACgtgaattatttccctttttctcCGTACATCATCGGGCTGTCCTCCTACCCTACAACACCGAGATGTTTAGCATCGTAAACAACTTGAGAGATCATCTTGTTGATGAGAAGGAGGATTGTCCGGACTTTAACGAAGGTGCAAACGTCACCTAACACCGGGGGAAAACACAATCTTCtcatctctccttctctctctctccgcacTGCGTGCTGTCTGGAATATACAATTCTCATATTCTAGATTACACCTTTTTTATATCTGTCTCCATGGTCTTTGTAATTTGCCTAAAAGGTCATCAAGTTTACCGCcaattgttttttaaactgatgGTGACGTCTGTGTGCGTCACCGGCCACTGGGTTCTTTTTACTCCTGGAGCTGCAAGCGGAAGCTTTCAGCACGTGCAAGACAAGGGGAAGAGGGTAGGATGGTGGACAGTGGATGATGTAGATGATGGTAGTTGATGGTAGATGGTAATGATGGTAGGGTGGTATTGAGGTTGTGTTCGTACTAAGGGTAAGTAAAATCTCAAATGAGATATTCAGTTGGACATTTATTGTACTTCtgtggaagagaaaaaaaaaccacatttttttaaaatttatgcatCAAACATGTGACCTGCCCTGGTGTTAGCATCTTTTGACATGTCCCTCTTGCAGAcggagacaaacagaaacagatgaTTGCAAAACCTTACAATAAATCCCCAcaataaaattgtattaaagCAATCAAATTcccataatttaaaaatatttaatttagaaaCTTTAGAATAGACGCGGCGACAGTTCTCTGGCATGTAATTCCCGGCACTGTTATTTACTTCTCGTAGAATTCACATGGTCTCCAAATGGTTgacaagacaagacaaacaTCTTAAACGTGCCCTGGAGGTTGGTTGTCATGCCTCTGGGCAATGATCATCGGTCTTCTACCCCCGTCCTTCCtgctttttcttcaaaatatttgtcaacttAACCCTTTCGCTCACAATGTCGGGTTCCTCTGACCTGATCTCTTCTTGTCAGTCTTTGACTTCCTTCTCACGGTCGGTCCATCTCTTGCCAGGTTTTAATAACTGTTTATAAAGACTTCTATGCTAATAAAATGATTGTAGCCCTGGGgtgtgtttacattgtttactgGCATTAAATCCCCACATCACAGCAGTTATCTCTCCCTTCCTCGGTCCGgaggtgcaacggttagcgcctgacACCAATACAGTCAACGTCGGATGTcatgggttcaactctcgtctcagacacgttgctgttgttttttttttttttctagcgtCTGTTTACAAGactggctgtcttgccgtgatataccATTCGTTGccggctcggcataaaacaccaattcacccatctctccttctctccaattctgtgtctttgtgtgtgagagcgcgTGCGTTTATTTGTGTGTAGCAAGAAAGCGGgttgagagcgagagagaaaaagaaggagaaggtGTGTTTAATGTCTCAGTCTGGAACTTCACAGAGCGACTATACAGACAGACTCACTTGCCCCCTAAAGGCCCGTAGTCTGGAACTTCACAGACGAAGGGACTTGCCCCTCCTAAAGGTCTGTAGTCAATGCTCCAATGACTGTCATTAGTCCACGCCCAAGTGTTCGTTAGCTTCATCTTCTTGTCCACCACACTTCCTGTTGACTGGATCCAGCATCATGGGGTGTTTCTGTGCCACTCGCAGTGCCAGACCTTCGTGACATGTCAGGGGATTGGGAAGAGGAAGGGCAAGGTcgaaacaaagaatgtgaatatttttatttaacacgAACGAAATGAGACAACATTGTCAACATGTTAAACTTGTTTACTTATCATCTTCCCGTTTGgattctttttgtaaatgtatCTTGTAGAGGTTTTATCCATCTCCAGATATTGTCTGTACGGCTGGCAGGATAGCTTGTGGGCTGTGATGGAGATAAGGACCCTACACTTCAGTTAATCAACTCGTAAATAAGGTTTGAACAGAAATATTcaacaaggaagaaaaacaaactgattgaatttttaaaaaggagggAAAAGCGCCTGTTTAGACAAACAAGCCCGTTAAGACGAAGTGTGAATGGAACCAGCGGTTGCTGTTGACGAGAATCCGAACTATTCTGGTCctgttgatgttgtttacaGGAAGCTGCAGTCTGCATCTCAGAGAACAGCTGAGGTCcgatgtttttgtttgggtttggAGTCAGTTTTACCTCTGTATCCTGCGGGTAGGTGTTGCCCCCACACCTGCTGGCTCCCACTGAGAGCCTCACTAAACTATTAAGTAGGCAGGTGTTGTCTAGCCTGGCCAGGAGACCAAACAGGACCGACAGGACAGTGAGAGTGGACTGGGTAATGAGGTTCAGTGCATTGTGAGATCGTGGGAGCTGTCATGGCCACCAGACCCAAACACCAAGACAATATCTGTGGCTGGAATTCACATCAAGGCTATAACCCATCTACAGGTCGGTGAAGCATAAACCTTTGTCCTGtgtcttgtctttgtcttgtcCCATCATTAACATCACAGGTTTTAACCGCCATGTTGTGCCCACCACAAAGCCCATGAAGACCCACACACACGTGGACCGTTATTTGGGGACATTTACAAGCAACACCTGACTTTCACTGCCATAGTCACCACGACACCCTTGTAAGAACGGTAGTTCCTTTACTACGTATAGTTATTTCTAGGctacaaaggaaaatttcttttaaagaaaagtgaacCTAATCCAGTAGCACTCGACATTTCATTGGTCATTAACATTTACTTGCCACTTGTGCTGAGCTTCCTTATTGGTGCTTCATACTTCAGAAAACCTTTTTCCTCCGGGAATTTCAGCCACAACTGCCATTGCTGCTGCCACAAAAGATCGTGTGGACCATCGAAAGGGTTTATACTGCGTCGtgtgggtatcgaaccgaccTCCACTAGATATCATTAGCATACTTCGTGCAAATATGATTGAGCATGTGATATCCAGCCTTCTATTTACAGCGCCGTTGTACTTTAGGTTTGTTTGAAGTGCTGTCAACTAGGATCTGTGCTGAGTTTCCTGGCTTGTGATACTGGTGCTGTTACTGTAAATACTTCGTGCTTcgtgattttttcccctttgtaaTATATCCTTATTTTGTTAGCCCACTTCTTTGGTGTACATTTCCAAATCGACTGTTTAATATGTCACTGatctttcttttcagttttctcttgAACTGTTTCTGCGATTTAAGGCAACAGAAGTGGTATGAATTACACAGAGACGACAGTTATACTGCAATATTTATCTGGTTGCAACTGCGTGTGTCTACAGAAGGTCAGTCGAGTCCGCTGCAACAGTCGCCCGGATGATGCCCAGTGGACAGCTGCCATCACCTTTACCTGTGACCAGGACCTGCTTCTCCATGGCACGCGCTTGTTCGCCTGCACCAGGTAGGTGCACACCCACCAACCCTCCCCTAAACACTTTCTTTGCGATGTTTTGAAGACAACAATTTCACCGTGTCCACCATCAGTTTCGCCTTTCCTTGCTCTTCAGTTCTGTCTCTTCTGGTCTgtctcttgattagtctgtcCTACCGATAAAACTTTGTTGATTACCTTTGAATCTTCATCGTTATCGTCTGCCACGTCTGTGCCTTGTCCGTGTTTTATGTTTCATAGTCATCGTTGCCCACTTTCCGTTCCCCCATGCACTACTAATTAGTCTACTTTTTGCATTAAGCGCTGATCGTATCTTCCTGTAGGAGTATGATTAGTAGTACTTCATTAGCGCGGCCAGTTTTGCCATTTTTAATCAGTGGATCAGGTGTTAATGAAGGTAATCAACGGCAAGGGTTTATGACATCCTATCCGCCGCACCCTGTTCCTTAtccctcctctagatcctcgcCTTTCCATTGTTGTCTaccttcctgtcttctctcGGTCCAGTCGATGTGTGGCAAGTCTTGTGGCCAGGTGCAAACACTCGGCTGAAGTTCAAGCAAATATTCTCTGGAGAAAGTCAATTGTCTGTCATGATGGTCGGCGTGGTCCAGCGTGGACAAGGCAAAGACCATCGATGCATCGAGAAGCAGCACACAGGACTCCTATACTCCCAGAATATATTAATAAAGTCATCCATCCCTGCACTCTTGCACTACCAGTCACTATTCAAAGGTTTTactaaaatcataaaaatttgacaaaaagtAGCTCTCTCATCGGGGTAGACCAGAAAGGGTTGCTACTCCGTACGTATTTGTCATGGatacaacaaataaatcatcagcatcagcatggGCACGGACTACAAATACATCAATAGCACGCAGGGTCACGTGGGATAATGAATCACAGAATAAACAACAGACCTTCAGATGCTGTCCATGATCTAGTTCATCTTCGGATTCTCCTCAAAGACAACTTGAAAAACCGTTTCCTTGTCTCCGAGGCAACTTTCTTTATCGCTTTTTGAAAGCTCATCTGCCTTCGGAAGCTGCATAATGATGGGTGACATCACAGTGGGAAGTGCTCTCAGCCGCAGTTAAAGCACCAGCATAGTCTCTCGTTTCATTAATTTTCCCTTCTGAATGAGCCGGCACTCGTAAACTCCGAGAAATGGCGAGAGGTAAGAGGCTAGTCGCCATCAATGCTGTCTCTCGGCAGTTTGCAGAgaaaaaactactttttcttcttgGACAACAGATTTTCTGAAGCTCTTGGCCACTGGTGTAAGTGCTCTCAGTGACATGACACCGTGCATTTCGTTACATTTGGAGGCAGAGCTGTCGGATGGTTTGATTCTGTTTCTTCACCTTCTGGCAATTTTCGTGTTTACTGCAATGATAGTCTACATGTTTGCAGTATAAATTGATCACGTGGCCAACGTTTAGGGTTCTGAGTCCAGTGGCATGAGACTTCGCTAGGAGCCAGTGGGGCCAGCAGCACCATGTGTCTGTAGGCACTAAGTGCGGGTAGCTGCTCGACACATCGTTGGAAGCTACCCTACTGTCAACACACAACTGCTAGCTACAGTCCTGGGGAGTTGTTGTTATCGTGTAgctgttgttttaaaattgtgtgcCAGCCTATTTCTTCGAGCCTCTTATTtggtgtttattattttaaacccCGCTTCCTGTTTTTTCACAGTCTTCAAGGTGTCTCCGTTACTCTGAGTCCTATGTAGATTAACTCATTTAAGATCCCATGATGCCTACGAATTTTCTCCCAAGTGCCTATACTGTGAACAGGTTATTTTAAACCCCAGGTTTCGTGTTTGCGAAATACTTTTACCTGTTTTGGTTTGTCTACCTCTCATCTCGGTCAGTTTTTACACTTATTCAGCCCCTCCCCAACACTTCACCCCTCGGGCTACCTGCGTCCTGTATGTCTTACTCTGCACGTGCTAAGGTCTGCACGTACATGCGCAGTGCATCTGGTTGGCAAGTCCATGTTCAAACACAGTTTTATTGAAGCACACCCACAAAGATAGGAGAAGGTTCAACTTATAGTTTTCTGGAACTTTCTGCACTCACATGAAACGATGTACACTTTGAAAGTCGGAAACGTAAGACGAGTGATCGccagataaatttttttctggactGGCTCTAAACAGTTCGACTTTCGAGACAACAAAAGCTGCCTGTCTGTGTTCTCTTGTTCCCGTCTCTTAATGTAACCACATCTCCATTCCAGATCGTGCCTCACCCTTCGTCTCCATTTTCCACTCTTGCTGTCGGCTAGTCACAGCTACTGTACCGAGTAATGCGGATCTGTGTCGCCCTCTAGCTCATCTCTCCCATCAAAGGAGACCTGGTCTGAGCAAATGGGATGGAGCTCAAGTTGTCACCATTGCAATGTCTGTGTATGCAATGTCGAGAGGTAGAGACACTGCTGTCGACCTCATCACAACATGGGAATGAGTGAATGGCGGACAAGATACAGGCTGCTTCCCCTTGACATAATTTGTTAAAAGcacgaagaaagaaataattattttcacggGTATGGTCCACTGAAGGGTGGCTCCTTCAGATGTCTTTCTCCTCCctcacatgcaaacacacactcatgcacacacgcgTACGTActtgttgacataaaactatgcAACCTGAACACCGACTAACGACTGTCTGTTGATTGAGGTTCTTGTCCTGTCCGCAGGTCAAGTCAGGTGGCAGATGTACACGTCTCCCTCCTGCACCAGCGAGACCAGCTGGAGCTGTACAACAGCATGCCGGTCTACCCTCATGAGTTCACCCTCAGTCTGGAGCTGGATGGTGTCCAGAGCGTCGACATCGACCTGCCCCACCCCTGGGAACTCCTGGCCCATGAAGAGTACACGCTGGTCGTCCAAGCCGTGATGTCCACGTGCTATGCCGGAAGTGAAGGCATGGCAGTCGTCACTCAAGATGATGTCATTTTCCGCTTCCGGGATGCGCAGATCAAGATGAACAACACGACTGTATCTGACGGCCAGATCGCCTGCCTTCTGTATTCAGTTCGTTGATGAGCACTGAACTGCAATGTGAACTTATAAGGCCAGGACCGTGGTCGCAACAGTTAATCCAGATGGTCATTGTCTATGGACAACAGTTAAATCCAGATGGTCATTGTCTATGGACAACAGTTAAATCCAGATGGTCCTTGTCAGCGGACAACAGTTAAATCCAGATGGTCCTTGTCTGTGGACAACAGTTAAATCCAGATGGTCCTTGTCTGTGGACCTCTACTATCACAGAACTCCTCTGACGATGAAGTTGTGGTGATCGCTAGTTCTCAGTCACAGAAAAGGTACATTGACACGACAGAGAACTGGAACTCTAGGACAGGGCAGTTATGATCCGCAGCACCACATCCATAgtatttttcagacatttcatTGGCGTCCACTTCAAGCAACGTGTACTGACAtcaatacaaaaacattttaaaagctctGTGATGTTTCTACCCAGCGAAAGCATTCCTGGCTGTTAACCGACCCTTTGTAAACTGTTATTTGCTGAATGTTGACGCCCCGGCGGTGTCCGTCTACTCGTGCAGTGATGTAGGGAAATctcgaacaaaaaaaaaaaaaaaaataaaaacaaaactcgtCTAATGAGACGAGTGGCACAAGGACTGCAGCAAGCATATAATCTTCGAGAAAGtcagagagaaaagacaggGATAATCTAATACGGGAAGAAAGGGGAGAGTCTTGCACAATGGATGAACTTCCtggatgtgtgtgagaaaaaggaaaaaatggtAGCGCAGGAAAATTCTTGCAATATTTATTCTTGGAGCCTGCTCAGGTGGTTGGCAGGTTAacgacagaaagagagaaatgtgagTGCCATGTGACGAAAGCTGAACCATTTGCTCTTGGATATTCGGTCTCCACAGTGGAAACATCAAGTGAGGTTCATCATGGCTTGGCCATGGACTATTTTACAGGTTCTGAGGAGAAAGCTTTCCTCAAATGAATAGTCGTAGAGGATATTGAACACAGGTTTCACTAGAAACAGTTTTAATGAACAGTATTTGACAGGATCTCAGAAATGAGAATTCTGTTTTTGAGTATTCAATACTGTTTGCATGAgccttttaccttttttcccATGCATGCAAGTATCTACAAGGCCCGTCTCTGGGCTCGTATTAATGATTTACCCAGGGTAAACTTACCTGTGTTTTGACCAGACTCCATGCCTGCATCATTGTGGAGGCTGAGAGTCGAGTGTCTACAACATCGGCGTCTGAGGTTGGATGTGAGCATAGCAGTCGGTTCGATATCCGCCTACCGCAGCTGACAAAGgtgagaaaagtgtggtctctcCCAGCGACTGGGGAGTCACCATACCACCTTTACATTCCTCTTTTACCTGCCAATGTATTCATTTCTGAACCCGACGATGGCGATGAGCAGGAGCCCTGAGGTTTCCGGGTACAAACAACCCTCCGGTCTCCAACTTGaacagaagcaaagaaaactttCGTGAATAAAAACGATCGGTTGAAAgattcagtattttctttttcttttgattgatCTCATGTTAACCATTCcgaaatttctttctctccgaAGCTGAATTTCTCAATTACAGTTGTTTTTATCTCGAGCTGTGATTTTGTAACATAGGGCACATTTCGTTGGCATTGTTTACTTGCAATTCGTTTTGTGTGTGACAACGATCAAATTGATAATGGCAGGCAATCAGGAGCAGGCTTATTTCTGTTGTGCCAATTTAAACACAGAGGAAACAATCGACTTGCACTTCTTTGCATGTCAAATATcccatttttatcatcaaatgTGTATTGAggaagtttatatatatagaaccGGAGGAGGTAAAGAGCAGGTAACACAAATGACCTCGCATGATGAGTTGAGAAAATAACTTTTACcaacacgtgacacgtgactttCGTGTTCTTGCTCGGCAAAGCGCCTCAAGTTGTTGTTGTGGGAGCAGAATGTGATATACaacactgcgcatgctcaggGAAAAGGTAACACTTCCTGTGGACAGTTTGTCAGGTGACTTGGAATGGAACTATCAAGTTACCCAACACCTGTCAACGTGTGTAGTCAACAGCAAACCGTCGGGGACACGCCGTCCGGTCTGACCAACAACTTAGTCCATCAGGGTCATCGTAATTCAAGTCTTTGCAACTTTTGTTTGGCGTTGGTAGTGCAGTGGagaaggtcagagttcagctTGGTTACTCGCTTCCGCCAGAGACTTCCTGCAAGTACGCAGTCAGACGACAGGTGAGATTAGTCGCTCCCCCTGGTAACGGGGTAGGTGCTGGAGGTTATTTAGTCGAGTTCCACTCACATACAGGGCGACAGGACCAGCAATTAGATTGGTA
Protein-coding regions in this window:
- the LOC112572473 gene encoding BTB/POZ domain-containing protein 6-B-like produces the protein MMSKLRNSFRRKSSRPPRGTVDDDVDSPRRLVRLSVSGPSASRDSSTNRKGRDSRTTSAAANGVDPSVTLCPNSQWQKTSLTVMECNRTMFNRQLKCDVTFLVGRSPAAVGAHKYQLIARSPVFFRMFCGPMATTGPVHITDVEEDIFRIFLEFLYVDKVSLTSDNVTSLHYLGRKYDVEPLVQQCLEFLHARLTADTACTILEQAHCFDEHELYKTSFEFVAVNAELCLASPSLHDLCRECLERLLGLDDLEVNEGTAFAAALSWAEAALELKQEEISAKNVRCELGGALYLIRFPSMTFETLQERVLPTCVLSAEEEKAVVEYKRRQRASAAPFASLGRRRRLHRFKKVSRVRCNSRPDDAQWTAAITFTCDQDLLLHGTRLFACTRSSQVADVHVSLLHQRDQLELYNSMPVYPHEFTLSLELDGVQSVDIDLPHPWELLAHEEYTLVVQAVMSTCYAGSEGMAVVTQDDVIFRFRDAQIKMNNTTVSDGQIACLLYSVR